From Rudanella lutea DSM 19387, a single genomic window includes:
- a CDS encoding CTP synthase, whose product MAATGQKSAKYIFVTGGVTSSLGKGIIASSLAKLLQSRGLTVTIQKFDPYINIDPGTLNPYEHGECYVTDDGAETDLDLGHYERFLNRPTSQANNITTGRIYNNVITRERRGDFLGKTVQVVPHITDEIKRNIRLLGDTGEYDIVITEIGGCVGDIESLPFVEAVRQLKFELGEKDTLVIHLTLIPYLQSAGELKTKPTQHSVRQLLETGVQPDIIVCRTEHPLPPEIRRKIALFCNVQVNSVIEAIDAETIYDVPLLMRKEKLDQRALYMLDLYNDQDADLDAWKGFLGRLKNPTDTVTIGLVGKYVELHDAYKSIAESFIHAGAANECKVKIEWIQSETLVDVDYCAHTLSQLDGILVAPGFGERGIEGKINAVRYARENGVPFFGICLGMQMAVIEYARHVLHIEDAHSSEMEPETKNPVIGLMEDQKDVTNKGGTMRLGAYDCKIKKDSLAYRVYGKTLISERHRHRYEFNNAYLDALEKGGMRASGINPDTGLVEIIELPSHPWFMGVQFHPELKSTVMSPQPIFVHFVRAALAHAQNRRSGSMTLAEETETLSN is encoded by the coding sequence ATGGCGGCTACGGGGCAAAAATCCGCAAAATACATCTTCGTGACGGGCGGGGTCACTTCATCACTTGGCAAGGGCATTATTGCCTCTTCACTGGCCAAATTATTGCAGTCGCGGGGGCTGACGGTGACGATTCAAAAGTTCGATCCGTACATCAACATCGACCCCGGTACACTCAATCCTTACGAACATGGCGAGTGCTACGTTACCGACGATGGGGCCGAAACGGACCTCGATCTGGGGCACTATGAGCGGTTTCTGAACCGGCCAACTTCGCAGGCCAACAACATCACAACCGGCCGGATTTACAACAACGTGATCACCCGCGAACGCCGGGGCGATTTTCTGGGTAAAACCGTGCAGGTGGTGCCGCACATTACCGACGAAATTAAGCGTAACATCCGGCTGCTGGGTGATACAGGCGAGTACGACATTGTGATCACCGAAATCGGGGGGTGCGTGGGCGACATCGAGTCTCTGCCGTTTGTTGAGGCCGTGCGCCAGCTCAAATTCGAGCTGGGCGAGAAAGATACGCTCGTGATTCACCTGACGCTCATTCCGTACCTACAGTCGGCGGGTGAGCTAAAAACCAAACCGACGCAGCACTCGGTGCGTCAGTTGCTCGAAACCGGGGTACAACCCGACATTATCGTGTGCCGGACCGAACATCCGTTGCCCCCGGAGATTCGGCGGAAAATCGCCCTGTTCTGCAACGTACAGGTTAACTCGGTGATCGAAGCCATCGATGCCGAAACGATTTACGACGTACCGCTGCTGATGCGGAAAGAAAAACTCGATCAGCGGGCGTTGTACATGCTTGATCTGTACAATGACCAGGATGCCGACCTCGATGCCTGGAAGGGTTTTCTGGGGCGGCTCAAAAACCCAACCGATACCGTCACGATCGGTCTGGTGGGTAAATACGTGGAACTGCACGATGCGTACAAGTCCATTGCCGAGTCGTTTATTCATGCCGGTGCGGCCAATGAGTGCAAAGTCAAAATCGAGTGGATTCAGTCCGAAACGCTGGTTGATGTCGATTACTGCGCCCACACGCTGAGCCAGCTCGACGGGATTCTGGTAGCGCCCGGCTTTGGTGAGCGAGGCATTGAGGGTAAAATCAATGCCGTTCGGTACGCCCGCGAAAACGGGGTGCCTTTCTTCGGAATCTGCCTGGGGATGCAGATGGCCGTGATTGAGTACGCCCGCCATGTACTACATATCGAAGACGCCCATTCATCGGAGATGGAGCCCGAGACCAAGAACCCCGTAATTGGGCTCATGGAAGATCAGAAAGACGTGACCAACAAGGGTGGTACCATGCGGCTCGGCGCGTACGACTGTAAGATCAAGAAAGACTCTCTGGCTTACCGCGTGTACGGCAAAACGCTCATCAGCGAGCGGCACCGCCACCGGTACGAATTCAACAATGCTTACCTCGATGCGCTTGAAAAAGGCGGTATGCGGGCGTCGGGGATCAACCCCGATACGGGGCTGGTTGAAATTATCGAACTGCCGTCGCACCCCTGGTTCATGGGTGTGCAGTTTCACCCCGAACTGAAAAGTACGGTTATGAGCCCGCAGCCGATTTTCGTGCATTTTGTACGGGCGGCTCTGGCCCACGCCCAGAATCGTCGGTCAGGTTCGATGACGCTGGCCGAAGAAACCGAAACACTGTCGAATTAA
- a CDS encoding DinB family protein, whose product MILTTLTDLFIRDLNRVRSELNLYRHEANIWAVPPGINNSAGNLSLHLVGNLNTYIGAELGQTGYIRHRDLEFSRRDVPRTELIQQLDQTIEVIERTLANVDPARLADEYPLLVLGEKTSTEYFLVHLATHLSYHLGQINYHRRLVEGV is encoded by the coding sequence ATGATTCTCACAACGCTCACCGACCTTTTTATCCGCGATTTAAACCGGGTTCGCTCCGAGTTGAATCTGTACCGGCACGAAGCCAACATCTGGGCCGTTCCGCCGGGTATCAACAACTCTGCCGGTAACCTCAGCCTGCACCTGGTTGGGAACCTAAATACGTACATCGGGGCCGAACTGGGCCAAACTGGCTACATACGGCACCGCGACCTGGAGTTTTCGCGCCGGGATGTGCCCCGAACCGAACTCATCCAACAACTCGACCAGACAATCGAAGTGATTGAGCGAACGCTCGCCAACGTTGATCCGGCTCGTTTAGCAGACGAATACCCTTTGCTGGTTCTGGGCGAAAAGACATCGACCGAGTACTTTCTCGTGCATCTGGCCACCCACCTAAGCTATCATCTTGGGCAAATCAACTACCACCGGCGGCTCGTAGAGGGTGTGTAA
- a CDS encoding FdhF/YdeP family oxidoreductase: MSVPPEELSGQLEVRQPQTEAAGITAVVKSVEHVFSRTDLGRGWTALYKVNQTDGYDCPSCAWPDPDHGRSVIAEYCENGAKAIADEVMTRHTASPVLFQRYSVGDLLQKTDHWLGQQGRLTHPMVLRTAGKSASPHELHYEPISWDEAFDLIATELNALPSPDEAIFYTSGRTANETAFLYQLLVRMYGTNNLPDCSNMCHESTGVALGETIGLGKASIVYDDFAKAEVIIIMGQNPGTNAPRMLTALEEAKRNGAQIVAVNPLVETGLLAFKHPQKVRDVVLGGQTLTDLYLQIRINTDLALLKAVCKLLLLEEAKQPGRVLDRAFIDAHTAGYDAFVQALDNDDLDDLIRQTGLAREQVTALVEAIRFKKRIIICWAMGLTQHKNAVETIREVINLLLLKGSIGIEGGGAAPIRGHSNVQGDRTMGIYEKPKPQFLDALERVFGFTAPRKPGYDVVAAVKAMHEGRAKVFFGMGGNFALATSDTNYCAEALRKCRLTVHVSTKLNRSHLTHGQTALILPCLGHSDIDRQASGEQFVTMENTTGVVQMSKGVVEPISNLMLSEPAIVAGIGKRLRPDFDWEACVSNYDTIRDLIAQTIEGCADYNAKVRHRGGFYLPNGPRKRQFTTPDGKAHFTVNTPIAHTLRAGELLLMTVRSHDQFNTTVYGNDDRYRGIFNERRVLFMHPNDIAEQGLRDRQVVDLHSHYAGADGVVQQRTAHRFIVVSYDIPRGNVAAYFPETNVLVPIDSIADKSHTPTSKSIVITVTPSL, from the coding sequence ATGTCTGTCCCTCCCGAAGAGCTAAGCGGCCAACTCGAAGTTCGCCAACCCCAAACCGAAGCGGCCGGTATTACGGCGGTTGTTAAATCGGTAGAACATGTGTTTAGCCGCACCGATCTGGGACGCGGCTGGACGGCCCTCTACAAAGTAAACCAAACCGATGGGTACGACTGCCCCTCGTGCGCCTGGCCCGACCCCGATCACGGCCGTTCGGTTATTGCGGAGTACTGCGAGAACGGAGCCAAAGCCATTGCCGATGAGGTAATGACCCGGCATACGGCCTCGCCGGTGCTATTTCAGCGGTATTCGGTTGGCGATTTGTTGCAAAAAACGGATCACTGGCTGGGACAACAGGGCCGACTGACGCACCCGATGGTGTTGCGGACGGCGGGTAAATCGGCTTCTCCCCACGAGTTGCACTATGAGCCTATCAGCTGGGACGAGGCTTTCGACCTGATAGCTACCGAGCTGAACGCCCTGCCCTCGCCCGACGAAGCTATTTTTTACACCTCTGGCCGTACAGCCAACGAAACGGCCTTTTTGTATCAGCTGCTGGTGCGGATGTACGGCACCAATAACCTGCCCGACTGCTCGAACATGTGCCACGAGTCGACGGGGGTGGCCCTGGGCGAAACCATTGGTTTGGGTAAGGCATCCATTGTGTACGACGATTTTGCCAAGGCCGAGGTGATTATCATTATGGGGCAAAACCCCGGCACCAATGCCCCTCGGATGCTGACGGCCCTCGAAGAAGCTAAGCGCAACGGCGCGCAGATTGTCGCCGTGAATCCGCTCGTCGAAACGGGGCTGCTGGCGTTCAAACACCCGCAAAAAGTGCGCGACGTGGTGCTGGGTGGTCAAACGCTCACGGATCTGTACCTCCAAATTCGGATCAATACTGATTTGGCCCTGCTGAAAGCCGTGTGCAAACTGTTGTTGCTCGAAGAAGCCAAACAGCCCGGCCGGGTACTTGACCGGGCATTTATTGACGCGCATACGGCGGGCTACGATGCGTTTGTACAAGCACTGGACAACGATGATCTCGACGACCTGATCCGGCAAACCGGCTTAGCTCGTGAGCAGGTGACGGCTCTGGTGGAGGCTATTCGATTCAAAAAGCGGATCATTATCTGCTGGGCAATGGGCCTGACGCAGCACAAAAATGCGGTCGAGACAATCCGCGAGGTTATCAATCTGTTGTTGCTCAAGGGGAGTATCGGGATTGAAGGCGGTGGCGCAGCGCCTATTCGCGGCCATAGCAACGTGCAGGGCGACCGCACCATGGGCATTTACGAAAAGCCTAAACCGCAATTTCTGGATGCTCTGGAGCGGGTGTTTGGGTTTACGGCTCCGCGCAAACCGGGTTACGATGTGGTGGCGGCCGTGAAGGCCATGCACGAAGGCCGGGCGAAGGTATTTTTTGGAATGGGAGGCAATTTTGCCTTAGCTACGTCGGACACAAACTACTGCGCCGAAGCCCTCCGGAAATGCCGACTGACGGTGCATGTCTCCACAAAACTAAACCGGAGCCACCTGACACACGGCCAAACGGCCCTGATTCTGCCCTGTTTGGGGCACTCCGACATCGACCGGCAGGCATCGGGCGAGCAGTTTGTGACAATGGAAAATACGACCGGTGTGGTGCAGATGTCGAAAGGGGTGGTGGAGCCGATTTCGAATCTGATGCTCAGTGAGCCCGCCATTGTGGCTGGCATTGGTAAGCGGCTGCGGCCCGACTTCGATTGGGAGGCCTGCGTATCCAACTACGATACCATCCGCGACCTGATTGCCCAAACCATTGAGGGCTGTGCCGACTACAATGCCAAAGTGCGACACAGGGGCGGTTTTTATCTGCCCAACGGACCCCGCAAACGCCAGTTTACGACCCCCGACGGCAAGGCTCATTTTACGGTCAATACACCCATTGCGCATACGCTCCGGGCGGGCGAGCTGTTGCTGATGACGGTCCGTAGCCACGATCAGTTCAACACCACGGTGTATGGTAACGACGACCGCTACCGGGGAATCTTCAACGAACGACGGGTGCTGTTCATGCACCCCAACGACATAGCCGAGCAGGGATTGCGTGACCGGCAGGTCGTTGATCTGCACAGCCATTATGCGGGTGCCGATGGGGTGGTTCAGCAACGAACGGCTCACCGGTTCATCGTGGTGTCGTATGATATTCCACGCGGTAATGTGGCGGCTTACTTCCCCGAAACCAACGTGCTTGTTCCTATCGACAGCATCGCCGATAAAAGCCACACACCCACCTCCAAGTCTATTGTGATTACGGTAACACCTTCTTTATGA
- the fdhD gene encoding formate dehydrogenase accessory sulfurtransferase FdhD: MPSVAPVTIQRIRAAVPSEQPDLLAVEEPLEIRLGYGPVADRQQRTLAVTMRTPGHDPELALGYLLAEGLIRHRSDVLSCRHCVQDAHKDGNILRIELAPTVAPDWATLDRFSYVSASCGLCGKSTIDGIRQRGVEPLGAGFAMVASVIPTLSEKIRPFQTAFRHTGGIHASALFTPDGTVVRVREDIGRHNALDKVIGATWLEEGGDLSAYGLFLSGRISFELVQKAWMAGIPLIVAVGAPSSLAVELAREANLTLVGFARNDGFNIYTSPERVHTDTF, from the coding sequence ATGCCATCCGTAGCTCCCGTTACTATTCAGCGCATCCGGGCGGCCGTGCCCAGCGAGCAGCCCGACTTGCTGGCGGTGGAGGAACCCCTCGAAATCCGGTTGGGCTATGGCCCGGTTGCCGACCGGCAGCAGCGTACCCTTGCCGTAACCATGCGCACGCCCGGTCACGATCCCGAATTGGCCTTGGGGTATTTGCTCGCCGAAGGCCTCATTCGGCACCGGTCCGATGTGTTGTCGTGCCGCCACTGCGTGCAGGATGCCCACAAAGACGGCAACATACTCCGCATTGAGCTGGCCCCGACCGTTGCGCCCGACTGGGCCACCCTCGACCGGTTCAGCTACGTATCGGCAAGCTGCGGCCTCTGTGGCAAATCGACCATCGACGGCATTCGCCAGCGGGGTGTGGAGCCGCTTGGGGCCGGTTTTGCAATGGTGGCCTCTGTCATACCAACCCTTTCCGAAAAAATACGTCCGTTTCAAACCGCGTTTCGGCATACGGGCGGCATTCATGCCTCGGCACTTTTTACGCCCGATGGCACGGTGGTGCGCGTACGCGAAGACATTGGTCGCCACAATGCGCTCGACAAGGTGATTGGCGCGACCTGGCTCGAAGAAGGGGGCGATTTGTCGGCCTACGGTCTGTTTCTGAGTGGTCGTATCAGTTTTGAGTTGGTGCAGAAAGCCTGGATGGCCGGTATTCCCCTCATCGTAGCCGTAGGGGCCCCGTCGAGCCTGGCGGTGGAGCTGGCCCGCGAAGCAAACCTGACCCTGGTGGGCTTTGCCCGAAACGACGGTTTTAACATTTACACGAGTCCCGAGCGGGTACATACCGATACGTTCTGA
- the pyrR gene encoding bifunctional pyr operon transcriptional regulator/uracil phosphoribosyltransferase PyrR: MKRLILSSPLLEIVISRLCQELIERHQDFTDTVLLGMQPRGIYFAERVARELNRALGRTSAQTGVPLGYLDATFYRDDFRRRDTPLRPNTTHVPFLIEGKKVILIDDVLATGRMVRAALDAMTAFGRPRKVELLVLIDRRYNRDLPVRADYTGMRVNTLESQRVLVEWTEQGSEADRIWLMD, encoded by the coding sequence ATGAAACGCCTAATCCTGAGTAGCCCATTACTCGAAATCGTTATTAGCCGCCTGTGTCAGGAGCTGATTGAGCGCCATCAGGACTTTACCGATACCGTACTGCTGGGTATGCAGCCCCGTGGTATCTACTTCGCCGAACGGGTAGCCCGCGAACTGAACCGCGCGCTCGGCCGTACCTCGGCCCAAACGGGCGTACCGCTCGGGTACCTGGATGCAACCTTCTACCGCGACGATTTCCGCCGACGCGATACACCCCTGCGGCCCAACACCACACACGTGCCGTTTTTGATTGAGGGTAAAAAAGTGATTCTGATCGACGATGTGCTGGCTACCGGCCGCATGGTTCGGGCCGCACTCGACGCCATGACTGCGTTCGGGCGCCCACGCAAGGTTGAGCTGCTGGTGCTCATCGACCGGCGATATAACCGCGACTTGCCCGTGCGCGCCGATTATACCGGGATGCGGGTAAACACTCTGGAATCACAGCGTGTTTTGGTTGAATGGACCGAGCAGGGCTCCGAAGCCGACCGAATCTGGCTGATGGACTGA
- the pth gene encoding aminoacyl-tRNA hydrolase: MKFLIVGLGNIGPEYALTRHNAGFMVLDRMAAQHGFSFSMTRLAYTAKWSYKGKQLFFIKPTTYMNLSGKAVQYYLKSENIPVENLLVITDDKDLPFGKLRMKPKGSAGGHNGLRHIDEVLATQEYARLRFGIGNNYSKGRQVDYVLGQFPDDELDQLPTVLDRAADAVLSFCTMGIQQAMNNFNQ; this comes from the coding sequence ATGAAATTTCTGATTGTTGGCTTGGGCAATATTGGCCCCGAATACGCGCTTACCCGTCATAACGCCGGTTTTATGGTCCTCGACCGTATGGCCGCCCAGCACGGGTTTAGTTTTTCGATGACTCGCCTGGCGTACACAGCCAAATGGTCGTACAAAGGAAAGCAACTATTTTTTATCAAGCCAACCACGTATATGAACCTGAGCGGCAAGGCCGTGCAGTATTATTTGAAGAGCGAAAACATCCCGGTCGAGAACCTGCTCGTGATTACCGACGATAAAGACCTGCCCTTTGGTAAGCTGCGCATGAAACCCAAAGGGTCGGCCGGGGGGCACAACGGTCTGCGACATATCGACGAGGTGCTGGCCACGCAGGAATACGCCCGGTTGCGGTTTGGAATCGGAAATAATTATTCGAAAGGCCGACAGGTCGACTATGTGCTGGGGCAGTTCCCTGACGACGAATTAGACCAATTGCCGACCGTGCTTGACAGAGCAGCCGATGCTGTGCTCAGTTTTTGTACTATGGGCATACAACAAGCCATGAATAATTTTAACCAATGA
- a CDS encoding DUF2157 domain-containing protein, translated as MSPKEILDQLHERGILPTDQHALIDRVERERPFSLHWELRSVLYVGILFMSSGLGLLIYENYDALGHLTILAGIGLLCLAAFAYAWYVRPPWTPALTQSQSPFGDYALVLGCLLFLSLEGYAQYEYTVFGERYGLVTFLPAILFLALAYRFDHRGVLGMGLTALMAWVGVTVRPLDLYLKTNFFDERVIYSALMLSGVVIGAALLLQRRGIKPHFTFSYLLVIGNLLLVALLAGMFNVPPLRLLFAAGLALACVLFDRYARREQSFLFGLMAAVYGYIGLSYLLFHYLHPDEYVSTFYLLLSGGGLVAYLLTYKKQTISPEATRTKTTPPN; from the coding sequence ATGTCCCCTAAAGAGATCCTGGACCAACTGCATGAACGGGGGATTTTACCAACCGATCAACACGCGCTGATCGACCGTGTAGAGCGCGAACGGCCGTTTTCGCTGCATTGGGAGTTGCGCTCGGTGCTGTACGTCGGAATTCTGTTCATGAGCTCAGGACTGGGCCTGCTGATCTACGAAAACTACGACGCACTTGGTCACCTGACCATTCTGGCCGGTATCGGCCTGTTGTGCTTGGCGGCCTTTGCCTACGCCTGGTATGTGCGGCCGCCCTGGACACCCGCCCTCACGCAGTCGCAGTCACCATTTGGCGATTATGCGCTGGTGCTGGGGTGTTTGCTGTTTCTGTCGCTTGAAGGGTACGCGCAGTACGAGTACACCGTGTTTGGCGAGCGGTACGGGCTTGTGACGTTTTTGCCGGCGATTCTGTTTCTGGCTCTGGCCTACCGGTTCGATCACCGGGGCGTGTTGGGCATGGGCCTCACGGCTCTTATGGCCTGGGTGGGGGTCACGGTACGCCCGCTGGATCTATACCTGAAAACCAACTTTTTCGACGAGCGGGTGATTTACTCGGCCCTGATGCTGAGCGGGGTAGTCATTGGGGCCGCACTGTTGCTTCAACGGCGGGGCATCAAGCCCCATTTCACGTTCTCGTACCTGCTTGTGATTGGCAACCTGTTGCTGGTAGCCCTGCTGGCGGGTATGTTCAACGTACCGCCGTTACGGTTGCTGTTTGCGGCCGGCCTGGCCCTGGCCTGTGTACTGTTTGACCGCTACGCCCGTCGGGAGCAGTCGTTTCTGTTTGGGTTGATGGCGGCCGTGTATGGCTATATTGGCCTGAGTTATTTGCTGTTTCACTACCTGCACCCCGACGAATACGTGTCAACATTTTACCTGTTGCTGTCGGGGGGGGGATTGGTGGCTTATTTGCTGACGTACAAAAAACAAACCATCAGCCCGGAGGCTACACGGACCAAAACAACCCCACCCAATTGA
- a CDS encoding VRR-NUC domain-containing protein, which translates to MLGRQKTPLTPRYYLHNFRYVLDFVKRLYGSLLNEAETDFVYRFDALSEDAQCLFVRFSNRKGLFFRVNKLQYAEITDLPAALTELLQTGFVERLSAHHEVMGQDALSVFTKPELLSLLPLEPEELKPLRAQKKEEVTAYALHELNFGEVVTSLTTFETVVKMRFEAEVTMFKYLFFGNRSSDMTEFVIRDLGMVNFERYDESKLTARFRSRKEVEDKLLISLTGEAFYDLKQAETPAEDIYNWFLNWNETRPELSEIAIPGYQRLVCKVGGFLERQKLPDQALAVYELSDRVPARERRVRLLFRNGLIDEALALCDEIAVTPQNAEERYFANDFRDKILGLGEKKRSRKTTTRFLSDAESVLVPAAYRHHVETGVMNYYLEMDFDAAFTENYPWRGLFGLVFWDIIYDANVSAIHHPLQRAPSDFYLPDFYLRRAELLRKRLTELETPDHWRRHVGRMFNAKYGITNVLVDWSDELLHLVNQIITVLDVEQLRLILLEMARNVREHTRGFPDLLIWNEAGQYEFVEVKSPTDHLGPQQLHWLQFFQTIGVQAKVVRVIWEA; encoded by the coding sequence ATGCTCGGTCGCCAGAAAACGCCCCTTACACCCCGGTATTATCTGCACAATTTCCGCTACGTCCTCGACTTTGTCAAGCGGCTTTACGGCTCGTTACTCAACGAAGCCGAAACGGATTTTGTCTATCGGTTCGACGCCTTGAGTGAGGATGCGCAATGTTTGTTTGTGCGGTTCAGCAACCGCAAAGGACTGTTTTTTCGGGTAAACAAACTACAATATGCCGAGATAACTGACCTACCGGCTGCCCTGACCGAGCTACTGCAAACCGGCTTTGTGGAGCGTCTGTCGGCTCACCACGAGGTTATGGGGCAGGATGCCCTGAGCGTTTTCACAAAGCCCGAACTGCTCTCGCTACTGCCACTCGAACCTGAAGAGCTGAAACCCCTCCGGGCGCAGAAAAAAGAAGAGGTAACGGCCTATGCCCTACACGAACTGAACTTTGGCGAGGTAGTGACCAGCCTCACTACGTTTGAGACGGTGGTTAAAATGCGGTTTGAGGCCGAGGTAACCATGTTTAAGTACCTGTTTTTTGGAAATCGCAGCTCAGACATGACCGAGTTTGTGATTCGCGATCTGGGCATGGTCAACTTTGAACGGTACGATGAGAGCAAACTCACCGCCCGGTTTCGGTCGCGGAAAGAGGTGGAAGACAAGCTGCTCATTTCGCTTACGGGTGAGGCCTTTTACGACCTTAAACAAGCTGAAACACCCGCCGAAGATATTTACAACTGGTTTTTGAACTGGAACGAAACCCGGCCCGAGCTTTCCGAAATCGCCATTCCGGGCTACCAGCGGCTGGTATGCAAAGTAGGCGGGTTTCTGGAACGGCAAAAGCTACCCGATCAGGCGTTGGCCGTTTACGAACTCTCCGACCGGGTGCCTGCCCGCGAACGCCGGGTACGGCTTCTGTTTCGGAATGGGCTGATTGACGAGGCCCTCGCCCTCTGCGACGAGATCGCCGTGACGCCCCAGAATGCCGAAGAGCGGTACTTTGCCAACGACTTTCGTGATAAAATTCTGGGCTTGGGCGAAAAAAAGCGGAGCCGCAAAACAACCACCCGTTTTCTGTCGGATGCCGAGAGCGTGCTGGTACCGGCTGCGTACCGGCACCATGTCGAAACCGGGGTAATGAACTACTATCTGGAAATGGATTTCGACGCGGCCTTCACCGAGAACTACCCCTGGCGGGGCCTGTTTGGGCTGGTGTTCTGGGATATTATCTACGACGCCAACGTGTCGGCGATTCACCATCCGCTGCAACGCGCACCGTCAGATTTTTACCTGCCCGATTTTTACCTTCGTCGGGCCGAGCTACTCCGCAAGCGCCTGACCGAACTCGAAACCCCCGACCACTGGCGCCGGCACGTGGGCCGGATGTTCAACGCCAAATACGGCATTACCAACGTGCTGGTCGACTGGAGCGATGAGTTGCTTCACCTGGTCAATCAGATCATTACCGTACTTGATGTCGAGCAGTTGCGGCTTATTTTGCTCGAAATGGCCCGCAACGTACGCGAACACACGCGGGGCTTCCCCGACCTGCTGATCTGGAACGAAGCTGGTCAGTACGAGTTTGTCGAAGTCAAATCACCCACCGACCACCTCGGCCCGCAGCAATTGCACTGGCTTCAGTTTTTTCAGACCATCGGCGTACAAGCCAAGGTGGTGCGGGTAATCTGGGAAGCGTAG